The following DNA comes from Lathamus discolor isolate bLatDis1 chromosome 5, bLatDis1.hap1, whole genome shotgun sequence.
CTTTATCTTGTGGGAGAATGGGCAAATGTTGCTGGAATGAGGATTGCATAGGAGGAAGAGGATGTTTACGTGTTCCCCTGTATTCTCTAATAGCTTTCAATCAAGAAACTGAAACACGTGACACTCCAACTACTTTCTTTCAAGTCCAGCTTATTGAGGTTTGTTTAATAGCCTGCTAAACTCGgtcatttctagcacagttggAACTTCAGATCTTTTGTTCTGAAAGCCCTTTCTTGAGCTGCTGTGGTTTTCTTGTTTAAACATTTGTGGAAGACAAGTACCTGGCGCTCTCCTGCCATGGAGGTTTTCACGGCATCGAGACATCAACTTTTGCACTGAAAATCATATGCATTATAAACACCTTATAAATCAGTGTTTAATCTTTACTTCCACTGGAACATATGCTAGGGGAGGAACAGTAACACCATTACAAGTAAAGATACTGTATTCCTAATTGCTTTTTAACattctccagcctgcaattttGAGGGCTTGCTTTCTGCCTAACTTCTGGACTTTGGGCACAAGAAAGTAATTGCTGTGGAGTAAATCAGTATCAGCTAGTTCCCAGTGACTCCTGATACATAAGACATTTTATAGCTTTTTCACAGCATTCAGGAAAACAACTTTGCTAACATTTAGGTATACGCGAGCGATTTCTGGCCCTAACGAGAACAGGAATATTCAGAACAGCCTAAACTTTCAGTTAGAGGGTAGACTGCAAAAGGACAGCAGCAGTTTTAAGCTTGTGCTGTAAACCTTGACATCAGTGTTCTGACTTTAGCTAATAAATTGTCCATGAAATAGAGATCCAAGGCTGCCTAAGTGGACTCCTGCAATGGACGTTTCTCATGGTGTAACTTTCTCTTGCTGGATAACTATGTCCTTGGCCCTGTTTCTCATAGAAATGGGAGTAAATCAGAAGTAATGGTTGTGAAGCctatgaaaaagtaaaaaagccaGGAGACAAGTATCAAAGCGTTGCCTTGATGCTGTCAATTtggtttgccttttcctttatCTTGTTTAGGAAGCTACTTCTGGAGAGAAATGtccccaaagatggaattatgTTGAGAGTACCTCATCAAAATCAACCTGGTTTTATTTCACCACGatcagtgcagctgcagcaaaagccTCCTCTCCTTAAGGGGAGGTAGCTTTCACCCACGTGCTCCTTCCACTGCCAGGCTTAGCCTCTTTGTCTCTACAGTCCCCTGATGCCCAGTTATTCCTTCTGTGCGGGATCCCTGTGCAGGAAGCAGATGACAGTCCGTGTGCTGAACCATCAGGCGGATAGAGGAGACGATGCCCTATGGGCACTGTGGCAGTGAAACCCAAGGTGTGCTGCCGATTCCAGGACAGGCTGAATTTGAACCTTTCGCTGGGGGTATTAGGTGGCAGCAGCTCTATGGAGCCAAGGCTGTAACagtaggaaaaggaagaatgagAGGAGAACAAAGcctgttttcctctgtctttaAGGAGTAAATGTAATCTCCGGATGCACTTTGAAGTCATCCAgaattaaatgggaaaaaatgttaaatgaaaTGAGCTGCAGATCAACGTTTACACCTTCTTCCACAAGAACAAGCGCTGTTTAGGACACTAACGCTACATCTAGATGACCCAGAACAGTGTCATGGTCGTTCCCTGGCCCCAAGACCGACccacaacctgtgccagggatTGCTGTCCCTGATCAGCAGCATGGATGGCTGGGTCCCAGTGACCATGAACGGGCACTGCTGGAAATACTTTCACAGACGTTGACTCAGGTGTGTTTCCAGCATAGTTCTACCAATGCGTACACAGACACACATCCCTGAAGTGAAAGCCAGCTATTCTGCTGCTTTGAGGTTTGTTTCAGTTCCCACTACGCCTCTTCCTCATGAAGTCCTGTTTTAAAATAGGCTTCATTGCTACAGCATTTAGCAATTGAACTGTGAAGATCAGGCTTTTTCTTGGTATGAatgaaagaggcaaaaagagcctgaatcatagaatcaactggattggaaaagacctttaagtcATCAAGTCCAATGCCAAGGCCACCTCTCACCCATGGCACTGAGTCCAAACTGATCTCCCTTCATGGCTGCCCTTCATGGCCAGCTCTCACATCCCATTGCCCTGCTCTACCCTCAGGATCTCCTCTCACGGCCGCCCTTTTTCCTCTGAATCTGACACAAGTAACTTGATTTTTAAAGGCAGGTTTCCAACACACGCTTGTGATCTTCAAATTCAGGATTCACTTCCAACAGTTGCGAAAACTCCACGGTGCCCACACTCATCACTACTGTTGCTCAGGGAAAGCAAACATAGCCAGATTAGTGTTTTGAAGCATGTGTTCATATTATTTCTCATGCTGTAAATAAGATCAGGACCTGTGGCTTACACAGATCACCTGATGTTGAGTAAAATACCCACTCATAATTAGTGAGGGAACTTAAGGCTGGTGCCTAAGCGCATCGACCACACAGACTCAGACCTGATTAGGCTCTGACATACCCGTGAACAATGTGTGGTGTGTTACTTGCTGAACACATGCCAACTGATTTCCCACAGAAGCCAGTAAAACGTTCAGGTTTTGGAAAATCTTCAATATTCCTGTATTTTCCTAACGCTCCTTGGAGAACAGTCTGGCTTTTTAATACCGTACAGCATCTACAGCAATTACCAACTGTGACAGGGGCTGCCAGGCACTGCTCTCCGTGTGCAGACATGTCCCGAGCAGGGTTTGAGGGCAGATTGCTGACTGAAGTGATATCAAACCACCTCCGCACATAAGCCAGGCAGATGTTTTTTTGGGTATGTGTCATATTGCAGAGGTTGAGTGGAAACAAGGAATGTTTAGCCCGTGGCTCTGGAGGCAATGAAGGGCAGGGGTGCATGCAGATGAACTCACAACGCACCCATCCTGGACACCCTCCACTGCAATTCCAGCGTCCGTCTCTTCCCATCCATCTCGTAGCACCTCAGTACATTCCTTCACACTGGCACCATGAAGAGACAAATCACAGGGGAAGGCCAGTGATATTCAATGAACGTGCTGGCAGTGTCTGGGGAGGCTGGTGAAGGACAAGGGACCAAAAGTGGGAGGGTCCCGCACCGCTCAGCCTGGCCTGCCAGCACACACTGGCTGAGACAGCAACCGCAGGGCTATGGTTATGCTGCCCCTGCCTTGGGTATATTGTAGGGATTAGATACATCATTCCCATCTCCGCATGGCTCTCAGTCACCCCCATGGGCAGCCTTTATGGGTTTAAAAGGCTGTaaggtttttatatatatgtaataatcccaagcacaaacacagggtgggcagagaatggattgagagcagtcCTGAGGGGTGAGGCTCGGGGATGCTAGCTGacgagaagctcaacatgaacTGGTAacgtgctcacagcccagaaaccgtgcgtgtgctgggctgcaccaacagaagcgtgaccagcaggtcagaggaggtgatcctgcccctctgctctgctctgctctggtgagagcccacctgcagtcctgacccagctctggggcaacagcacaagagggatgtggagctgctggagcgagggcagaggaggccacggagatgctgcgagggctggagcagctctgctctggagccaggctgagagagctgggctggggcagcctggagaagagaaggctcctgaaggggggacctgagagcagctccagtgcctaaaggggctgcaggaaacctggaggggggcttgggacaagggcctgtagggccaggccaaggggaatggcttgaacctgcccgaggggagactgagctgagctcttaggcagaagctcttccctgtgagggtgctgaggcgctggcacagggtgcccagagaagctgtggctgccccatccctggcagtgttcaaggccaggttggacacaggggcttggagcaagctgctccagtggaaggggtccctgcccgtggcaggggttgggttggagctggatgagctttaaggtccttttcaacccaaaccattctgcgattctatgctatagaataaacaaataaacaattacacacacacatataccgAGGCTCtgtgtgtacatatacataggcatcatatacacatacacacacatgcacatagaTACTGGGCGCACACGCACCACAACAGCTCCCCAGCATCCAGGGCCGCCCAGACCACTCCCGCCTCCCCGGTGCCGCCTCCCGCTCCTCccgccgggcggggcggggctgtAGCGGCGGCCGTGGTCTCGGAGCCGGAACCGGGTGACCTTGTTCGGCGGCGCGGGGCTGCGGAGACAGCCGCGATGGTGGAGGGCGGCTGCGGCGGCGAGGAAGAGGCGGAGGGGGACAGCGGGGAGATGCCGGCGCCCAGCGCCGCGCCCCCCCTGCAGCGCTGCAACGGCTTCCTACCTGGCAAGAAGGCGGAGGACGGCGGGCGggggggcggcggggagcgggagGAGGCTGAGGCCATGCTGTCGGCGGCGGGCGGCCGGGTGGAGACGCGGCTGTCGCTGCGGCGGCTGGCTGTGCTGGCCGTCTTCAGCAGCTACTCGCTGGTGAACGCCTTCCAGTGGATCCAGTACAGCATCCTTAGCAACGTCTTCGCGGTCTTCTACGGCGTCTCCTTCACGCAGATAGACTGGCTCTCCATGGTCTACATGGTGGTCTACGTGCCGCTGATCCTGCCCGCTACCTGGCTGCTGGACACCCGCGGCCTGCGCCTCACGGCACTGCTGGGTGCCGGCCTCAACGGGCTGGGCGCCTGGCTCAAGTGCGGCAGCCTGGCCCCCGGCCGGTACCCGCTGACCCTGGCAGCCCAGGCTGTGTGCGCCGTCGCACAGGTCTTCATCCTGGGGCTGCCCTCGCGCATCGCATCCGTGTGGTTCGGCCCCACCGAGGTCTCCACCGCCTGCGCCGTGGCTGTGCTGGGCAACCAGGTGGGGGGCAAGGGAGGCTTCCTCCGGGGCTTGGTGTGGTGTTGGGTTACAAATAGGTCGTTAAAGTGGGAGAAAGCATTCTTCAAGAGGTGGTGATGGAGAGAGGAGAAGTGATGGAGCACGGGCAATGGAGGTGATGATGCCTCCCAGCAGAATGCTGGCTGTGTGGCAGTGTGTAGCAGCTTGCATACTTCTGTCGGCTGCCTGGAGTACATCAGTTGAGACCCTTTGCAGAAGTCGtcctgctctgttttctcttcctcttgcaTTCAGGATCTTGCCGCTTGCATTTGACATCATTCAGCTGATTGAATACACCCGTGGCTGGCAGGGGATTAAGTATGTGACCCTTGATGGAGAGCCCCAATGCCAGCATACTTTagttcttgctttttaaaatatggcCTGGACTCACTAAGTGCTGGTGGTCGATGCCATGGTGGCTCATGAAGTTTTCTGTAGCACTGTGAGTTCACATCAGTGTGGGGAGCTGACAGTGGAGTCACAGGTTTACTCAAGCTCTCAGGTCCTGGCCAGATTCAGAGAGCTGGAACAGGTGTATCTGAAAGCATGGGTGAAGAGATGGTACCTCCCCATAGCCTTGTTCTCTCCCCTGGCACTGTCCCTCTTGTTTTGTGGCAACAAAACATAAAGATTCCCATCGGCATGACCAGTGTGGGATGAGGTCGTAGGTGCAGTTTAAGGTAGcaaggggtttggtttttatcaTGTGAGTAATTTTATGTTTGTGCACTTTGGATTATTACAGTGGTAATACTGGTGTTGCATATTTACAGTTAGGGTTGCTCATTAGTTCATGCTTTGCTGTTCACAATTTTCCCAATGCTGTCccaaaacattttggttttgcattgaAGTCTTCCAGTGGACAAGTCAACTGCCCCATTCGGAGTGAATACTTTGGGGGTTGTTAGTTGTTTTAGCAGTTGAGCAGACATTTTGTATCTGTGCCTTGGAATCGGGTTTAGCAGCTAAATTTCTGGTCTTTCTGACATGCACCAGTTCTCCCAGTAGCAGGAGTTACTGGAATTTCAGTTCTGCAGTACAGTGCTAGGGATCCAGCTCTGAGTGATGCTTCACTCAGATGCAGGGATTGAAGTGatgcaggacagcagcaggagtGCAGATAGGAAGCATGAGAAAGCTGCGCAAGGAAAATGGGAGCAGAGGTATGAACAAAAGAAACCTGTGTTATTTCTGGAGCGTATTCCCTTCTAAAAGGATGGATTTTAGTGTGCCAACATGCTTGATGGCCCTCTGCTAGGGAAGCACCTGTGGAATGCACTGGCAAAATGTGTTTCACCTTCCTCTGGCAGTCCTGTGCAAAGGAGAAAGGCTTATTCTGCAGCTATGGCATACCCTGTTAGCTCAGAGCTCTGTGCTACATAGGTCTTAAGATCCCAGTCCTGCTTGTGATCCATAACGACTGATACGGTGTCAAACAAGAGAATTTCTGTCCtcaatttttgctttattaaaaagCCCTCTCAAGCTACATTGTAAGAGTAGTGGAATGACCAGTTAGGCAGTGGGAAGTTAGAAGTGATGTTGTCTGTATACCCCAGTGCAGTTCACTTCTGCCTATGCAATACGATACAGTCTCACTGTGCATGTTTCACTGCCCAAGGTGAACTGTGTAACAGTTGCTATAACCAACTGGTCATGGGATTTCTTTGCATAACCTCAGAGCTAGAGCGAACAGGGCTGGGACCAGAAAGGAAGGACATAGCAGTTGTCAAAAACCACATCGCTCCTGTTACCTCTTGAGATGCTGATCACTTGCAGTTGAAACACGAATGACTGGGAATGCAGCAGATGTACCTGTCAAGGGTTGTTGGGAATGCTGGATTTCCACAAGTATTTAGCATCTTAAACTGGGCACATCACACTCGATGGAACTCTTGATCCTTCTGGTCTTAACCTCTCCAGGTgtaaaaggacagaaaatggTATAATTTTACTTTCTTCGAATATTGTGGGTATTATATTGGCTCTTTACAGTCTTTGgtgctctttttattttttttacctgaaataAATTAAGGTTTGGGGTGGTTGTTtcttagtttaaaaaataaaataaaccccccCAACCGTTCTAAcactttaaaattcagtttagttttggaggagcagcaggcatAAATTGGAGAATAGTCCAAGACTGTTGTTCCttcatgctttaaaatgttttatatatacacacgaAATCTCAGTCCTTGTTTTTTGTCTCTCCTTCATACAAAATCAGTTGCTGCTTTGGAATTGAGTCCAGATACAAACCCACTACTActttattttgtgatttttcttcatttccttggCAATAATTGCAGATGGAGGTTTTAGGTTTGTGGTCCTTATTCAggatgttctttttctcttgctcttctcTGCCCTGTCAGCTCTGCAGTAAATCTGGTGTGCCAGTCTTTGTTACTGTGGTGGCAGAATCTGGACATCAAGTGGAGTATTTTGATCAAGGATCTACAAGAGTAGCTTCTGTCATCTCCAGGACTTCAGTTGCAGAATGATCAATATAGATTTATGTGCATGCACTGTGTTTTCCTGGGAAAGATTCTTCTGCAGAAAGGCTTGCTTAATGCTTAGCTCTTAAATGTGCTGTATGCTAGGTGTAGTTTTGCAGtttcatttagaaatgaaaaggTTAAAACCTGAGTTATGAAAGACCTGGTTGTGAAATGTCACTGAAAGCAAATGGCTCAGAAAGCATGATGCTAAAGGAACACTTTTCCTTCATAGTTTCATTAATTCTTATTATGATATAAATTCTGAATTCTACCTGGTAAGGCTTTCTATTTCTGTAAGTTTTTATGTTCACAGTGAAAtgagttttggttttcttttcttgctttacaGCTTGGCACTGCAATAGGCTTCTTGTTGCCACCTGTTTTGGTTCCAAATACCCCGAATGATATTGATCTAATGGCACATAACATCAGCATCATGTTCTATGGAACAGCGATAGTATCCACACTTTTGTTCTTCTTAACAGGCGTTGGTGAGTGTTCCTTTATAATTTAAATGGTGACCACAGGGAGTGTTTACAACATCATGCTTTAAGCATCTGCCTATGCTTAAAACAGCTgcaatttgttttttctccagtttaCTTTTGTTTGCTTACCTGATGCTCCAGGTTTAAATGACAACCAGCTTACTGTTACAGTATGTCTGCTTCACATGGGGTGACCTCTCAGAGTATTTAGTTCACTTATTCTTTTTGCTATAAGGCCATTATAATATAATGTGAATTTTCTCTGTTAATCTTGCAATTCAGATACAGAGGTCTAGACACATTGTAGATGAAGTTTGTCTTTGACCTTATGTGGGGAGCAATCAGATGTGACCAAATCATTCATTATCACATCCTTTGAGGCTGTGACTTGGTTCTTCCATGAGAAAATCTAGAATATTTGTTTCATGGGAGTGTGCATCAGACTGAgacacttcagaaagaaaaagcataaagaGGAATCAAAATCgttccttcttctcttccccagtgTTTGAAGAAAAGCCCAAGTACCCTCCTAGTCACTCTCAAGCAGTCCTGCAGACTGTGCCTCCCGAGGATTACTCCTACAAGCAGTCAATTATTAACTTGTTCAGAAATATTCCATTTGTACTTCTGCTGATCAGTTACGGTAAGTGGTGCTGTCTGGCTGTAGTCTGGCAGAGCAGTCCAGATGTGTGTGGAAAGTACAATAGGTTTTAGTTGTGGTGGTTTTTAGGGGGGAGGAAGTGACAACCTTTTACTTACTCAGCAGCCAATGCTGGAAAATCCATCAGGATTCAAAATACCATTCGTAGGTCTGGTGAGGCGGTTTTGCCTAACCTGTAAAAGGTTTTGCCTCTGATGTGAGTCTTAAATACCTGAAGGTACTCTTTAGGATATCAGATTTGCATGGCTACACCTGAAACGACTGAAACTTTTCCTTTGGTACTGCAGGTATTATGACCGGAGCATTTTATTCTGTCTCCACGCTCTTAAACCAGATTATAGTAACTCATTATGAGGTAAGGTTCTtggattttctttgtatttctttttctactgaACATTTGCAGAGGTGATGTGTGGTGTTGTGTAGGTGCTATGTGTGCTCAGACATTTGATTTCCTTTGTACCCCCCTGCAGTTTCTTGCACCATGCAGCTATGGGAGTCGTAGGAGTATGTGTTTGTGCTTATGACTACCAAGAGCTCTGAACTTGACTCTGAGTGGAAGCAAGTTATTAATGAGCACCATATAAATATTTGTTGAAAGGGAGAAGAAGTGAACGCTGGGAGAATTGGCTTGACACTGGTGGTGGCAGGAATGGTGGGTTCGATTATTTGTGGTTTGTGGCTGGATTACACTAAAACATACAAGTAAGTGTGGGTAGGCATGTGTGGGGTTAGGGGTAGGAGAGTGGTGCGATTGCCTTGGAAAAACACTGCAACCTGAGGGCTGAACTGAACCAACAATAAAATGCAGTTCCTCTCTGATCTTTAGCAGCCTTGATGGAGACTAGTTTCTTGAGGCAAAAGCTTGACGTTGGTTCTTGGCCAAGAGAAATGAGAGAGGAGTATGCAAAGATGTGAAGGGGTTTTCCTTGTACTCCTGTCTCTTCAGGAGCATAAGGCTAACAAGGAAGGCATTGTATGTCTTACATAAAGTGGCCAGGTGGCCCAGTGGGCTCCTTCTCCTAGGAAAGCATAAAAACTCAAAACCTACTCTGCGTTGGTTTGTAAAATGGATGGCTGATGGTGGTCCAATTAGCAAGCgtaatatttgctttaaattcaGGGAATGACCATGGAGCAGAACTCTTTTCTGGGGTAGGAGGTCCTGGGTCCATCACCCATGGTGTGGTGCCCCACAAGAGTAAGCAGTGCCCTGGAGCACTGCTTGCAGTGGAGTAGCTCTCTCCCCTGTGACTCTTAGTATGTTATGTGCAGGAGCTCTAGAAACCTAATGGATGTTAATGCTGCAGATTGGCTGTGTTTCTGCTTGTATTTTGGC
Coding sequences within:
- the FLVCR1 gene encoding heme transporter FLVCR1 — translated: MVEGGCGGEEEAEGDSGEMPAPSAAPPLQRCNGFLPGKKAEDGGRGGGGEREEAEAMLSAAGGRVETRLSLRRLAVLAVFSSYSLVNAFQWIQYSILSNVFAVFYGVSFTQIDWLSMVYMVVYVPLILPATWLLDTRGLRLTALLGAGLNGLGAWLKCGSLAPGRYPLTLAAQAVCAVAQVFILGLPSRIASVWFGPTEVSTACAVAVLGNQLGTAIGFLLPPVLVPNTPNDIDLMAHNISIMFYGTAIVSTLLFFLTGVVFEEKPKYPPSHSQAVLQTVPPEDYSYKQSIINLFRNIPFVLLLISYGIMTGAFYSVSTLLNQIIVTHYEGEEVNAGRIGLTLVVAGMVGSIICGLWLDYTKTYKQTTLIVYILSFIGMLVFTFTLDLGYLTIVFVTGGVLGFFMTGYLPLGFEFAVEITYPESEGTSSGLLNASAQIFGIVFTLFQGKLTTDYSPRAGNLFLCAWIFVGIILTALIKSDLRRHNVNSGIMNLDVKAVPVESPVEPENTALKIQSAL